TCATAATCCGCCTCGTGAAATAACCGTCTGGTGTTCAAATGACTATCTTGGCATGGGCCAAAATCAGCATGTTACCACAGCCATGAAACATGCCATTGAAACCTTGGGTGCAGGTGCAGGCGGCACACGCAATATCTCTGGCACACATCACCTCATCATCGAACTTGAGACAGAACTTGCCGACCTCCACAATAAAGAAGGCGCACTTGTTTTCACATCTGGCTATGTATCCAATGAAGCTACTATTTCAACGCTTGGCCGTGTCCTTCCGGACTGCCTGATACTTTCTGATGAACTAAACCACGCATCCATGATTGCCGGTGTGAAGAACTCCGGCGCGACCAAGCGCATCTGGCGCCACAATGATTTGGAACATCTTGAGCAGTTGCTGAAAGAGGCTGGTGAGTTACGTCCAAAACTTATTGCCTTTGAAAGCGTCTATTCCATGGATGGCGATATTGCCCCAATCAAGGAAATCTGTGACCTTGCAGAGCGTTATAACGCCCTCACTTATCTAGATGAGGTTCATGCTGTTGGTATGTATGGCAAACGGGGCGGCGGCATTGCCGACCAGTTAGAGCTAATGGAGCGGGTCGATATTATCGAAGGTACGCTTGCGAAAGCTTTTGGTATTATGGGTGGATATGTAACCGCGAGTTCCACTATAATTGACACAATACGCTCCTATGCCCCAGGCTTTATCTTCACCACCTCATTGCCTCCAGCCATTGCCGCCGGGGCAACCGCGAGTATTCGTCACCTCAAAACAGCCAATGATTTGAGAGAAAAACATCAGGAACAAGTCGCTAAGCTTAAAGCCAAACTTACAGAAGCGAAATTGCCGATTTTACCAACGGAAACCCATATTGTGCCACTTATGGTTTGCGACCCCGTACTATGTAAAGCCGCTTCTGATCGTCTTATGGAAAAGCATGGTATTTACATTCAGCCAATCAATTACCCGACGGTTACTAGAGGCACTGAACGCCTAAGGATTACTCCGTCGCCTCTGCATGATGACGCTATGATTGACGAGTTGGTAAATGCAGTAACCGAAGTCTGGGAAGCGTTGGATATTGCGTCTTTGACCAAGGGGCGTCTGGCTGAAGCTATTTGAGTAAATGTTACCTGATACGCATCCTGATGTCGCCTATGGAAAAACCGGACTATTGCTGGTCAATCTCGGTACACCCGACAGCCCCGACACAAAAGGACTGCGCCCTTATCTCAAGCAATTTCTCAGCGATAAGCGTGTTATTGAAGCCCCGTCTATCATCTGGCAGCCAATTTTACGTGGCATAATTTTAAACACGCGCCCGCGTAAATCTGCACGCGCATATGCAAAAATCTGGGACTCCGAAACACATGAAAGCCCCTTAAGACGATATACACGCGAACAAGCCGAAGGCATCAGCAAGCTGTATAAAAAAGAAAAATCGATGTGCAGGTTACCTGGGCAATGCGTTATGGAAATCCATCAATTGCCGAAGGCCTTGAGAGCCTCCGCGCTGACGGTTGCACTCAAATTTCTGTGATATCGCTTTATCCGCAATATAGCGCCAGCACGACTGCCAGCGTGAATGACGAGGTTTTCCGTTGTCTGCTTAAGATGCGCTGGCAACCCGCTTTACGAACTGCCGGCCCTTGGCATGACCACCCGTCCTATATTGATGCTTTGACGAAATCGGTCAAAAAGCACATCTCGAAGTTAGATTGGAAACCTGATTATCTTATCGCTTCCTTTCACGGCCTTCCCGTTGCCTATTTTGAGAAAGGTGATCCCTATCATTGCCATTGCGCCAAAACCGCCCGTCTATTGCGTGAAAAACTCGGCATGAGTGAGGATAATTTCAAGCTGACATTCCAATCGCGATTTGGCCCTTCAAAATGGCTTGAACCTTATACCGAAACGACCCTTCGTGAACTTGGTGAAGCAGGTTATAAAAATATTGCCGTTATTACGCCAGGATTTATCTCTGACTGTGTTGAAACACTCGAAGAAATTGCTATTGAGGCACGCGAAACTTTTATTGAGGCGGGTGGTGAAAACTTTACAACCGTCCCATGTCTCAATAGTTCACCAGAAAGTGTTAAACTTTTAGCTCAATTAGCACATGCTGAACTTGCGGGATGGATTGCCTAATTAAATTTACCCGACTTGTATTTCCTCATTGTTCACGGTAATGGAATAAATATG
This sequence is a window from Candidatus Micropelagos thuwalensis. Protein-coding genes within it:
- the hemA gene encoding 5-aminolevulinate synthase, which translates into the protein MNYDRYFNRALEALHEEGRYRIFTDLARQVGRFPKALDYSHNPPREITVWCSNDYLGMGQNQHVTTAMKHAIETLGAGAGGTRNISGTHHLIIELETELADLHNKEGALVFTSGYVSNEATISTLGRVLPDCLILSDELNHASMIAGVKNSGATKRIWRHNDLEHLEQLLKEAGELRPKLIAFESVYSMDGDIAPIKEICDLAERYNALTYLDEVHAVGMYGKRGGGIADQLELMERVDIIEGTLAKAFGIMGGYVTASSTIIDTIRSYAPGFIFTTSLPPAIAAGATASIRHLKTANDLREKHQEQVAKLKAKLTEAKLPILPTETHIVPLMVCDPVLCKAASDRLMEKHGIYIQPINYPTVTRGTERLRITPSPLHDDAMIDELVNAVTEVWEALDIASLTKGRLAEAI